In a single window of the Campylobacter iguaniorum genome:
- the rarD gene encoding EamA family transporter RarD, with protein sequence MNQNDKTGLFLGISTFVMWGIFPIFFKFIDGVSATEILAHRIIWSALILFALLNLQGKLSNVKRLLRIKKVALTLLTTGVLIALNWGIFIYAVGKNQILETSLGYFINPLISILLGAIVLKERLNLVLKISLFIVFIAIALQVYALGNLPFISLILPLSFGLYGLIRKKVSIPTFEGLFIETLLIAPIALVYLGYLLYLGKSGFGFSLNGILLILSGLVTIVPLLTFNASTKYLRLSTIGFLQYISPTLSLLIAVFMYNESLDIYKLTSFILIWISLGIAGINGIWRKHG encoded by the coding sequence ATGAATCAAAATGATAAAACTGGCCTATTTTTAGGCATATCCACATTTGTAATGTGGGGAATTTTTCCTATATTCTTCAAATTTATAGACGGCGTTAGTGCTACTGAGATTTTGGCTCACCGTATTATCTGGTCAGCTCTTATACTTTTTGCACTGCTAAATTTACAAGGCAAACTGTCTAATGTAAAAAGACTTTTACGCATCAAAAAAGTCGCTCTTACGCTGCTTACAACTGGAGTTTTGATAGCTCTAAACTGGGGAATTTTCATCTATGCAGTTGGCAAAAATCAGATTTTAGAAACAAGTCTTGGATATTTCATAAACCCTCTTATTTCCATACTTTTGGGTGCTATCGTTTTAAAAGAAAGGCTAAATTTAGTTCTTAAAATCTCGCTTTTTATAGTTTTTATAGCAATTGCTTTGCAAGTTTATGCATTAGGGAATTTACCGTTCATTTCGCTCATCTTGCCACTATCTTTTGGGCTTTATGGGCTTATTAGAAAAAAGGTCAGCATACCTACTTTTGAAGGTCTTTTTATAGAAACCTTGCTTATAGCTCCAATTGCTCTGGTTTATTTAGGCTATCTTTTGTATCTTGGAAAAAGCGGTTTTGGCTTTAGTCTAAATGGAATTTTACTTATTTTAAGTGGGCTTGTGACTATCGTTCCGCTGCTTACTTTTAATGCATCAACTAAATATCTTAGACTTTCTACGATAGGATTTTTGCAATACATTAGCCCTACTTTAAGCCTTTTGATTGCAGTTTTTATGTATAATGAGAGCTTAGATATTTATAAATTAACTAGCTTTATCTTGATTTGGATAAGTCTTGGGATAGCTGGAATAAATGGAATTTGGAGAAAACATGGCTGA
- a CDS encoding amino acid ABC transporter permease yields the protein MIKGAVQFTIPLSLISFIAGISIAIVVAIIRIDESKNGFIKFTKLICAFYISIIRGTPLLVQLFIIFYGLPNIGITLNPFISSIIAFSLNIGAYASETLRASILAVPKGQWEAGWSIGMNNFDTFTKIIAPQAFKIALPTLSNTFIALIKDSSLASVVLVTELFREAQTLAAQNYEFLRVYSQAALVYWVICIFLGYLQTKLEAKFSKYL from the coding sequence ATGATAAAAGGAGCGGTGCAATTCACCATTCCTTTAAGTCTTATATCTTTTATAGCCGGCATTAGCATCGCTATTGTCGTTGCTATCATAAGAATAGACGAAAGCAAAAATGGATTCATCAAATTTACAAAACTAATATGTGCTTTTTATATCTCCATTATAAGAGGCACACCACTTTTGGTTCAACTTTTTATCATATTTTACGGACTTCCAAACATAGGCATAACGCTAAATCCATTTATAAGTTCCATAATTGCTTTTAGTCTAAATATCGGGGCGTATGCTAGCGAAACCTTGCGTGCTAGTATATTGGCTGTGCCAAAAGGACAGTGGGAAGCTGGCTGGAGCATAGGCATGAATAACTTCGATACATTTACTAAAATCATAGCCCCGCAAGCATTTAAAATAGCCCTGCCGACACTTTCAAACACATTTATAGCACTCATTAAAGATAGCTCGCTAGCTTCAGTTGTTTTAGTCACTGAGCTATTTAGAGAGGCTCAAACATTGGCCGCTCAAAACTATGAGTTTTTAAGAGTTTATTCCCAAGCAGCGCTCGTTTACTGGGTTATATGTATATTTTTAGGGTACTTGCAAACAAAACTAGAAGCCAAATTTAGCAAATATTTATAA
- a CDS encoding NAD(P)H-dependent glycerol-3-phosphate dehydrogenase: MKIAVIGAGKWGQALYHAFSQKNEVAISSRTKKDIPNFISIKEALEYEYIVFSIATQSIREFLGQNFVDMGQKILVASKGIETSSGKFIDEIFCEFTSRENLAFLSGPSFATEVLKKLPCALVVSSSDHGLAKTWTEAFPNFIKAYESSDVIGSEICGAYKNVIAIASGICDGLELGNNARASLIARGLVEMNRFGSNFGAKNETFLGLSGAGDLFLTASSSLSRNYRVGLGLAKNQPLEQILKELAEVAEGVPTAYAITNLAKQKSIYAPIATEVCAMLDGKNVQESLKDLLKKK; encoded by the coding sequence ATGAAAATAGCAGTCATCGGTGCTGGCAAATGGGGTCAAGCGCTTTACCATGCATTTAGTCAAAAAAATGAAGTTGCTATAAGCTCAAGAACCAAAAAAGATATACCAAATTTTATAAGCATAAAAGAGGCTTTAGAATACGAATATATCGTCTTTTCTATAGCTACCCAAAGTATTAGAGAGTTTCTTGGGCAAAATTTCGTGGACATGGGACAGAAAATTTTGGTAGCTTCAAAAGGCATCGAGACTAGCAGCGGGAAGTTTATAGATGAGATATTTTGCGAATTTACTAGCCGTGAAAATCTCGCCTTTTTAAGTGGGCCAAGCTTCGCTACTGAAGTTCTAAAGAAACTTCCATGCGCGCTTGTAGTAAGTAGTAGCGATCACGGTTTAGCCAAGACTTGGACTGAGGCTTTTCCAAATTTTATCAAGGCTTACGAGAGTAGCGATGTCATAGGTAGTGAGATTTGTGGAGCTTATAAAAACGTTATTGCCATAGCTAGTGGGATTTGTGATGGGCTTGAGCTTGGGAATAATGCAAGGGCGAGTCTGATTGCAAGAGGGCTTGTCGAGATGAATAGATTTGGCTCAAATTTTGGAGCTAAAAATGAAACGTTTTTGGGGCTAAGTGGGGCTGGAGATCTGTTTTTGACGGCTTCAAGCTCGCTTTCGAGAAACTATAGAGTTGGTCTTGGGCTAGCCAAGAATCAACCACTAGAGCAAATTTTAAAAGAGCTTGCAGAAGTCGCTGAGGGCGTCCCAACTGCGTATGCTATAACAAATTTAGCCAAACAAAAATCGATCTATGCGCCAATTGCCACAGAGGTTTGTGCTATGCTTGATGGCAAAAATGTCCAAGAATCACTAAAAGATTTGTTGAAGAAAAAATGA
- a CDS encoding glycoside hydrolase family 3 N-terminal domain-containing protein, with amino-acid sequence MKKILLTILFITQIFANEIKDDELKAMIGQMVMVGFSSSDPNDKWVDQLAIDAKNRRLGGIMLLARNISSKANLKKLTSKFSTLNLPNKLFISIDEEGGNISRFKNFDDFLHFASAYEVGQKQNLSQAHKTYKSMATQLKSLNINLNFAPVVDVYNPKSSIIGQKNRAFSVNSDEVSAYASEFIRAFDEVGVLSVLKHFPGHGNAIKDTHKEKTVVNNYDFDELKPYFELIKRKQAKIVMIAHVFVPSLDDANPAIFSKQIVTNLLKGSLGFDGIAISDDLLMGAIKEHSLEERIVKSINAGVDIVLISEYFLNKSNSIKIANDIIYNAVKSGKIKENRIQDAYERIIKVKKLL; translated from the coding sequence ATGAAAAAAATCCTTTTAACTATTTTATTTATAACTCAAATTTTTGCTAATGAGATCAAAGACGATGAGCTAAAAGCTATGATTGGTCAAATGGTAATGGTGGGTTTTAGCTCATCAGATCCAAACGATAAGTGGGTAGATCAACTCGCTATCGATGCAAAAAATCGCAGATTAGGCGGCATCATGCTGCTTGCTAGAAATATAAGCTCAAAAGCGAATTTGAAGAAGCTGACTTCTAAATTTAGCACGCTAAATTTGCCAAATAAGCTATTTATATCCATAGACGAAGAGGGTGGAAATATAAGCAGATTTAAAAATTTTGATGATTTTTTGCATTTTGCTTCAGCTTATGAAGTTGGTCAAAAACAAAATTTATCTCAAGCGCATAAAACATACAAAAGTATGGCAACTCAGCTAAAAAGCTTGAATATAAATTTAAATTTTGCTCCAGTTGTTGATGTCTATAATCCAAAATCATCTATAATAGGTCAAAAAAATAGAGCTTTTAGCGTAAATTCAGATGAAGTGAGTGCCTATGCAAGTGAGTTTATAAGGGCATTTGATGAAGTCGGAGTGCTAAGCGTGCTTAAGCATTTTCCAGGACATGGCAACGCTATCAAAGATACTCACAAAGAAAAAACTGTTGTAAATAATTATGATTTTGATGAGTTAAAACCGTATTTTGAACTGATAAAAAGAAAACAAGCCAAGATAGTTATGATAGCTCATGTTTTTGTGCCAAGCTTAGACGATGCAAATCCAGCTATATTTTCTAAGCAAATAGTAACAAATTTGCTTAAAGGCAGCTTGGGATTTGACGGAATTGCCATAAGCGATGATCTTTTAATGGGAGCCATAAAAGAGCATAGCTTAGAAGAAAGAATAGTAAAATCGATCAATGCTGGAGTCGATATAGTGCTTATCAGCGAGTATTTTTTAAACAAATCTAACTCAATAAAAATAGCAAATGATATTATCTACAACGCTGTAAAAAGTGGCAAAATAAAAGAGAATAGAATACAAGATGCCTATGAAAGAATCATAAAAGTTAAAAAACTTTTATGA
- a CDS encoding amino acid ABC transporter ATP-binding protein, which translates to MLNVKNLNKTVNDNIILNDINFHVNKGDVLAIIGPSGSGKTTLLRSLNLLETPNSGIISFCDGSLELDFAKHISKKETLSLRRKMGMVFQNYNLFPHKTALENVTEGLIVVQKMDKNEAKQIALNLLQKVGLQDKVGMYPSSLSGGQQQRVAIVRAVALKPDILLLDEPTSALDKELVGEVLNTLKLLAKEKQTMILVTHELSFAREVASKIMFLEGGNIITIEDPKEFFTNQQNPRILKFLGNIANQ; encoded by the coding sequence ATGCTTAATGTAAAAAATTTAAATAAAACCGTAAATGATAATATAATTTTAAATGATATAAACTTTCACGTAAATAAAGGCGATGTTTTGGCTATAATCGGACCAAGTGGAAGTGGCAAAACCACGCTTTTACGCTCTTTAAATTTACTAGAAACTCCAAATAGTGGCATTATTAGCTTTTGCGATGGCTCTTTGGAACTTGATTTTGCTAAGCACATAAGCAAAAAAGAGACGCTAAGCTTAAGAAGAAAAATGGGAATGGTATTTCAAAATTACAATCTTTTCCCACACAAAACCGCTCTTGAAAATGTCACAGAAGGTCTAATAGTAGTCCAAAAAATGGATAAAAATGAAGCAAAACAAATCGCTCTAAATTTACTACAAAAAGTCGGATTGCAAGATAAAGTAGGCATGTATCCAAGCTCACTAAGTGGCGGTCAGCAACAACGCGTCGCAATAGTAAGAGCAGTCGCTCTAAAGCCAGATATATTGCTACTTGATGAGCCTACAAGCGCGCTTGACAAGGAGCTAGTGGGCGAAGTCCTAAACACTCTAAAACTACTAGCAAAAGAGAAGCAAACTATGATTTTAGTAACTCACGAGCTAAGTTTTGCAAGAGAAGTTGCCAGCAAAATTATGTTTTTGGAGGGCGGAAACATCATCACAATAGAAGATCCAAAAGAGTTTTTCACAAATCAACAAAACCCAAGAATACTAAAATTTCTTGGAAATATCGCTAATCAATGA
- a CDS encoding transporter substrate-binding domain-containing protein, protein MTKILSLIFAAFVFVACSSDNSSKQNTLRIGTEGTYNPFTYHDNSGKLVGYDVEVISEAAKRAGFVPEFYETNWDAIFSGLNANRFDMIANQISNNNPKRAELYTLSDPYTVTSAAVAIRADNNTIKSLSDLNGTKIAQATGSAYYETAVSNGANIVLVDGLAQALKAVSQGRAHGTMNDNLAILNYITTTGDKNVKVAFTTGEGTRSVFLFRKELTDTRDKINIALNEMKKDGTLKKISEKYFGKDISE, encoded by the coding sequence ATGACAAAAATACTTAGTTTGATTTTTGCTGCTTTTGTATTTGTAGCTTGCAGTAGTGACAACTCAAGCAAACAAAACACTCTTAGAATAGGCACGGAAGGCACTTACAATCCATTCACTTACCATGATAATAGTGGAAAACTAGTCGGATACGATGTTGAAGTGATAAGTGAAGCAGCCAAAAGAGCCGGCTTTGTTCCTGAGTTTTATGAAACCAACTGGGACGCTATATTTTCTGGTTTAAATGCAAATCGTTTTGACATGATAGCAAACCAAATCAGCAACAATAACCCAAAAAGAGCAGAGCTTTACACTCTTAGTGATCCATACACAGTGACAAGTGCTGCTGTCGCCATAAGAGCTGATAATAATACTATAAAATCTCTAAGCGATCTAAATGGCACAAAAATAGCCCAAGCAACAGGAAGCGCATACTACGAAACTGCAGTTTCAAATGGTGCTAATATCGTCTTAGTAGATGGTCTTGCTCAAGCACTAAAAGCAGTAAGCCAAGGAAGAGCTCATGGCACTATGAATGATAATCTTGCTATACTAAACTATATAACAACAACTGGCGATAAAAACGTAAAAGTTGCATTTACTACAGGCGAAGGCACTAGGAGTGTATTTTTGTTTAGAAAAGAGCTAACTGATACTAGAGATAAGATAAATATAGCTCTTAACGAGATGAAAAAAGACGGCACTTTAAAGAAAATTTCAGAGAAATATTTCGGGAAAGATATAAGTGAATAA